One Coprobacter fastidiosus genomic window, TAAGGAGTTTTTATTTCAAATGGTGTTTCTACAATGACTTGTTCCTGAAGGTCTGTCGGATAGGCGCTTTTATCGATTCCTAAGGCATTATCGGTCGTGAAACTATCATTTCCTTCCATTATATTTCCAGAGGCATACCATTGACCTACTTTACGATACGAATCCCCTCCGTAAGAGGCTTGTACAAAATAGGATTTGTTTTTTGCAGGACGTGCAAGTCCCGGTTTATAGTAGTTGCCTACCATGTTGATTTCGTTCTTTTCACCTTTTGTTATGTCTCCTCCGTAACAAGAATTTGCTTTTCCCCAGTTATAGATGACATTGTTGACATAGTCTGTAAGAATTTTGTAATCGTTTGTTTCGCGATCGTCTCGTGCACCGTTAAAACGCGGCATGCGATTATGGCAGTGGGCGAGCAGATTATGATGGTAAGAAGAGAAGTCTCCTCCCCATTGGGTGGCATAACTGCGAGAACCTTTGATATGCCCTGCCGAATATAAACCTTCGTGTATAATACACCATTGTACCGTGGTGCGTTTATTATCGTACATTGTCATATTTTCTTCACACGACCATCCGAAAGTGCAGTGATCTACAATGACATCTTCGCAGTTCTCAATCCCGATTGATCCTCCGTCGGTATGTGTACCGTCATCTTTCAGTCCTATTCGAAAACGAAGATGACGTATGATGACGTTTTTTGATCCTCCGAGATTGACTTTTGCTCCTCGTATACAGATACCGTCTCCGGGTGCAGTTTGCCCGGCTAAAGTATAACCGTTTCGAGCACACTTCAGCTCTTCTTTTAATTTTATGATCCCTGAAGTTCTGAAAATAACGGTGATAGGTTCTTCCGGATGTTGAGAGAGCGCCCATCGAAGAG contains:
- a CDS encoding T9SS type A sorting domain-containing protein, which encodes MKDRKHIIKASIIVLTFIFAISSKAQVPAFTSAEGFGKFATGGRGGQVVFVTTTEDYATGETPIEGSLRWALSQHPEEPITVIFRTSGIIKLKEELKCARNGYTLAGQTAPGDGICIRGAKVNLGGSKNVIIRHLRFRIGLKDDGTHTDGGSIGIENCEDVIVDHCTFGWSCEENMTMYDNKRTTVQWCIIHEGLYSAGHIKGSRSYATQWGGDFSSYHHNLLAHCHNRMPRFNGARDDRETNDYKILTDYVNNVIYNWGKANSCYGGDITKGEKNEINMVGNYYKPGLARPAKNKSYFVQASYGGDSYRKVGQWYASGNIMEGNDSFTTDNALGIDKSAYPTDLQEQVIVETPFEIKTPYQIKTETASDAFKSVLAKAGAHPLDEVDRRIIDETENGTASGYGTSEFESETKTSRYYQKTLGIIDDPVAVGGYPEYSTYGNITDNDNDGMDDIWETENGLNPEDPSDRNKITDSGYTALEAYLAHLAGEYIPLDFTEGIASSFKNETLTIFPNPTSDRLFIGTERKLEEARIYSSEGKLISVLPLYQCAIVDVSHLPTGNYLMILIDSEKEQNSVRFIKK